One Microbacterium keratanolyticum DNA window includes the following coding sequences:
- a CDS encoding amino acid deaminase — translation MAELDDLIAVAHEVSQTEADAATTALYALPWLTQSIEDDRTAGRFTRWGRSTVIDENVGSAVLSRAAFEALHTLAGLPSAWPVGNAGLLHSYGYLLSLTPTPYGMKRDRWLDGQFARTLTLAADHFIPWAGDETLLARADAAASGILSTAEWAWLSAIDGRMTQVALGEEREGVRPLAYAVAPQSGMQPLLVTLFPIAGDDRTRRLIEGQTRLRWNAV, via the coding sequence ATGGCCGAACTCGACGACCTGATCGCCGTCGCGCACGAGGTCTCACAGACCGAGGCTGACGCCGCGACGACCGCACTGTACGCACTGCCCTGGCTCACACAGAGCATCGAAGACGACCGCACGGCCGGCCGCTTCACCCGGTGGGGTCGCTCCACCGTCATCGACGAGAACGTCGGCTCGGCGGTGCTCAGCAGAGCCGCCTTCGAGGCGCTGCACACCCTCGCTGGCCTTCCGTCCGCGTGGCCCGTCGGCAACGCGGGGCTCCTGCATAGCTACGGGTATCTCCTGTCACTCACACCCACTCCGTACGGCATGAAACGGGATCGCTGGCTTGACGGGCAGTTCGCTCGCACACTCACGCTTGCGGCCGATCACTTCATTCCCTGGGCCGGAGACGAGACGCTCCTCGCGCGCGCGGACGCCGCGGCATCCGGCATCCTGAGCACCGCCGAATGGGCGTGGCTGTCCGCGATCGACGGACGCATGACGCAGGTCGCGCTCGGAGAAGAACGCGAGGGCGTGAGGCCCCTCGCCTATGCCGTCGCACCGCAGAGCGGCATGCAGCCGCTGCTCGTGACCCTGTTCCCGATCGCGGGAGACGACCGCACGCGCCGCCTCATCGAGGGACAGACGCGTCTGCGCTGGAACGCGGTCTAG
- the aceB gene encoding malate synthase A, whose product MTTPTAPPTTPTTLTQQGPAIEITGPLRERYDEILTAEAIAFLTELHHRFGHRRHDRLADRMRRRFEIGNGHDPQFRDDTAHIRADENWRVAGAGPGLEDRRVEITGPTDPKMTINALNSGARVWLADQEDATSPTWKNVIEGQLSLRDAIRGELSFTSPQGKEYRVTAERTPTIVMRPRGWHLTEKHIRFIDRTGRPMAASGSLVDFGLYFFHNAQALIDAGRGPYFYIAKLESADEAKLWDDIFTFAEEYAGIPHGTIRATVLIETLPAAFEMEEILYELRDHCAGLNAGRWDYIFSIIKTYRGRGARFVLPDRSEVTMTVPFMRAYTELLVKTCHKRGAFAIGGMSAFIPNRRDPEVTQRALEKVAADKKREAGDGFDGTWVAHPDLIPAAQAEFDAVLGERPNQVDRQRDDVQVRAEDLLDLQIGRPITARGVRDNVSVAIRYLEAWLQGLGAVAIDNLMEDAATAEISRSQVWQWIHQDRLTEEGDRITVEYVEGLIAEVLAEAPRREGDRFDDAAAIFREVALQEEFPAFLTLGAYNRYLDA is encoded by the coding sequence ATGACCACACCCACGGCACCGCCGACGACTCCGACCACCCTGACCCAGCAGGGTCCCGCGATCGAGATCACGGGCCCCCTGCGCGAGCGCTACGACGAGATCCTCACCGCCGAGGCCATCGCGTTCCTCACCGAGCTGCACCACCGCTTCGGGCACCGCCGGCATGACCGGCTCGCCGATCGCATGCGCCGCCGCTTCGAGATCGGCAACGGACACGACCCGCAGTTCCGCGACGACACGGCCCACATCCGCGCGGACGAGAACTGGCGAGTCGCCGGAGCCGGCCCTGGACTCGAAGACCGACGCGTCGAGATCACGGGCCCGACCGACCCGAAGATGACGATCAACGCACTCAACTCGGGCGCCCGCGTCTGGCTCGCCGACCAGGAGGACGCGACGAGCCCCACCTGGAAGAACGTCATCGAGGGTCAGCTCTCGCTGCGCGACGCGATCCGCGGCGAACTTTCCTTCACCTCACCCCAGGGCAAGGAGTACCGGGTGACCGCCGAGCGCACACCGACGATCGTGATGCGCCCCCGCGGATGGCACCTGACCGAGAAGCACATCCGCTTCATCGACCGCACCGGGCGTCCCATGGCGGCATCCGGCTCACTCGTCGACTTCGGCCTGTACTTCTTCCACAACGCGCAGGCCCTCATCGATGCCGGCCGCGGCCCGTACTTCTACATCGCGAAGCTGGAGTCTGCCGACGAGGCGAAGCTGTGGGATGACATCTTCACCTTCGCCGAGGAGTACGCGGGCATCCCGCACGGCACGATCCGCGCGACGGTGCTGATCGAGACGCTGCCCGCCGCATTCGAGATGGAGGAGATCCTCTACGAGCTGCGCGATCACTGCGCGGGGCTCAACGCCGGACGCTGGGACTACATCTTCTCGATCATCAAGACCTACCGCGGCCGCGGCGCACGCTTCGTGCTCCCTGACCGCAGCGAGGTCACGATGACGGTGCCGTTCATGCGGGCCTACACAGAGCTGCTCGTGAAGACGTGCCACAAGCGCGGCGCCTTCGCGATCGGCGGCATGAGCGCCTTCATCCCGAACCGTCGCGACCCCGAGGTGACGCAGCGTGCGCTGGAGAAGGTCGCCGCCGACAAGAAGCGCGAGGCCGGCGACGGCTTCGACGGCACCTGGGTGGCGCACCCCGACCTGATCCCTGCCGCCCAGGCCGAGTTCGATGCCGTGCTCGGCGAGCGCCCGAACCAGGTTGACCGCCAGCGCGATGACGTGCAGGTGCGCGCCGAGGATCTGCTGGACCTGCAGATCGGCCGCCCGATCACCGCGCGCGGTGTGCGCGACAACGTCTCGGTGGCCATCCGCTACCTCGAGGCGTGGCTGCAGGGACTGGGCGCCGTGGCGATCGACAACCTCATGGAGGACGCCGCGACCGCCGAGATCAGCCGCTCGCAGGTGTGGCAGTGGATCCACCAGGACCGCTTGACCGAGGAGGGCGACCGCATCACCGTCGAGTACGTCGAAGGGCTGATCGCCGAGGTGCTCGCCGAGGCTCCGCGCCGGGAGGGCGACCGCTTCGACGACGCAGCGGCCATCTTCCGCGAAGTGGCGCTGCAGGAGGAGTTCCCGGCGTTCCTGACGCTCGGCGCGTACAACCGCTACCTCGACGCCTGA
- a CDS encoding HAD family hydrolase has product MRPRPILLFDFDGTVALGDGPVIAYAREVSRALGGPEGFLSDVLATLAARTQGLDGYDAVRIAAERAGADASLLSAAYLTSRRQLATPHAAIEAPDGLADFLANADAERILVTNAPSIRLNEALVSLGLHALFDRVISNAGKPAGLEEVLDSFPADAPVLSIGDIWRNDLEPAQRRGHATALVGGFVDDGAHPLFRAETLTALLPQLSAWLRDPHAFSPATPASHTPLAKEQNA; this is encoded by the coding sequence GTGCGCCCTCGTCCCATCCTGCTGTTCGACTTCGACGGCACCGTCGCCCTCGGCGATGGCCCGGTCATCGCGTACGCCCGAGAGGTGTCGCGAGCGCTCGGTGGTCCCGAGGGCTTTCTGTCGGACGTGCTCGCGACGCTCGCGGCCCGCACCCAGGGGCTCGACGGCTACGACGCCGTGCGCATCGCCGCGGAGCGTGCGGGGGCGGATGCTTCACTGCTCAGCGCTGCGTACCTCACCAGCCGCCGTCAGCTGGCGACGCCGCACGCCGCGATCGAGGCGCCCGACGGGCTTGCCGACTTTCTGGCGAACGCCGATGCCGAGCGCATTCTCGTCACCAATGCCCCGTCGATCCGCCTGAACGAGGCTCTCGTCTCGCTGGGCCTTCACGCCCTGTTCGACCGGGTGATCTCGAACGCCGGAAAGCCCGCGGGGCTTGAAGAGGTGCTCGACTCGTTTCCCGCGGATGCTCCGGTGCTGAGCATCGGCGACATCTGGCGCAACGACCTGGAACCGGCGCAGCGCCGGGGCCACGCGACCGCGCTGGTCGGCGGTTTCGTCGATGACGGCGCGCATCCGCTCTTCCGCGCCGAGACCCTGACCGCGCTGCTGCCGCAGCTGTCCGCATGGCTGCGCGATCCACACGCCTTCTCTCCCGCAACACCCGCCTCCCACACACCCCTCGCAAAGGAACAGAATGCCTAA
- the aceA gene encoding isocitrate lyase — MSIQPTPTGLRHGDQTQTAAELQEIWDTDPRWSGVERTFTAEDVIRIRGSVREASTLAARGAENLWNLLHTEDYIRALGAYTGGQAVQQVRAGLKAIYLSGWQVAADGNLAGQTYPDQSLYPANSVPAVVRRINNALIRQDQLEHAEGEVTQDWLAPIVADAEAGFGGPLNAYELAQSLIQSGAAGIHWEDQLASEKKCGHLGGKVLVPTQQHIRTLNAARLAADVAGVPTVIIARTDALAADLLTSDVDERDQAFTTGERTSEGFYRIRPGLDSVISRGLAFAPYADLLWVETGEPDIELARAFAEAIHAQYPGKLLAYNCSPSFNWKRHLSDAEIATFQQELADLGYKFQFITLAGFHALNYSMFDLARGYAERAMSAYVELQEAEFAAEASGYTATKHQREAGTGYFDVISTALNPESATLALAGSTEAAQFH, encoded by the coding sequence ATGAGCATCCAGCCCACCCCCACCGGCCTCCGCCACGGCGACCAGACGCAGACCGCCGCCGAACTGCAGGAGATCTGGGACACCGACCCGCGCTGGAGCGGCGTCGAGCGCACCTTCACCGCCGAAGACGTCATCCGGATCCGCGGCTCGGTGCGCGAGGCATCCACCCTCGCCGCCCGCGGTGCCGAGAACCTCTGGAACCTCCTGCACACCGAGGACTACATCCGGGCGCTCGGCGCGTACACGGGCGGACAGGCCGTGCAGCAGGTCCGCGCTGGCCTCAAGGCCATCTACCTCTCGGGCTGGCAGGTCGCCGCCGACGGCAACCTCGCCGGTCAGACCTACCCCGACCAGTCGCTGTACCCGGCGAACTCGGTGCCCGCGGTCGTGCGCCGCATCAACAACGCACTCATCCGCCAGGACCAGCTCGAGCATGCTGAGGGCGAGGTCACGCAGGACTGGCTCGCACCGATCGTCGCTGATGCCGAGGCCGGTTTCGGCGGACCGCTCAACGCCTATGAGCTCGCACAGTCGCTCATCCAGTCGGGTGCTGCCGGCATCCACTGGGAGGACCAGCTCGCGAGCGAGAAGAAGTGCGGCCACCTCGGCGGCAAGGTCCTCGTTCCGACGCAGCAGCACATCCGCACGCTGAACGCCGCGCGTCTCGCCGCCGATGTGGCGGGTGTGCCGACCGTCATCATCGCCCGCACGGATGCGCTCGCGGCCGACCTGCTCACGAGCGACGTCGATGAGCGCGACCAGGCGTTCACGACCGGCGAGCGCACGAGCGAGGGCTTCTACCGCATCCGCCCGGGACTGGACTCGGTCATCAGCCGCGGCCTCGCCTTCGCCCCCTACGCTGACCTGCTCTGGGTCGAGACGGGAGAGCCGGACATCGAGCTCGCGCGCGCGTTCGCCGAGGCCATCCACGCGCAATACCCGGGCAAGCTCCTCGCGTACAACTGCTCGCCGAGCTTCAATTGGAAGCGACACCTCTCGGATGCCGAGATCGCGACGTTCCAGCAGGAGCTGGCCGACCTGGGCTACAAGTTCCAGTTCATCACGCTGGCAGGCTTCCACGCCCTGAACTACTCGATGTTCGACCTCGCCCGCGGCTACGCCGAACGTGCCATGAGCGCGTACGTCGAGCTGCAGGAAGCGGAGTTCGCCGCCGAGGCATCCGGATACACCGCCACCAAGCACCAGCGCGAGGCGGGCACCGGCTACTTCGACGTCATCTCCACCGCGCTCAACCCTGAGAGCGCAACCCTCGCCCTGGCCGGCTCCACCGAAGCCGCGCAGTTCCACTAA
- the phnC gene encoding phosphonate ABC transporter ATP-binding protein, with product MPHAADTVGASASAAAPTPWSITLDDVTVRYPNGTVGLKNVSLDIPSGSMVAVVGLSGSGKSTLIRTINGLVPVTSGTLDVGEHRVSGASTRQLRRLRGDIGMVFQGFNLAGRASVLQNVLVGRLAHTSLWRTLLGAYSESDRQLAYRALESVGILPKLYARASELSGGQQQRVAIARALTQQPAIVLADEPVASLDPPTAHGVMADLRRINHDLGITVLVNLHLLDLAREYGVRMIGMRAGEVVYDGPAASASDADFESIYGRSISPEDRLRA from the coding sequence GTGCCACACGCAGCAGACACCGTGGGCGCCTCCGCTTCGGCGGCGGCGCCCACGCCGTGGTCGATCACTCTCGACGACGTGACCGTGCGCTATCCGAACGGCACCGTTGGGCTCAAGAACGTCTCGCTCGACATTCCGTCAGGCTCCATGGTCGCGGTCGTCGGGCTCTCGGGCTCGGGCAAGTCCACCCTGATTCGCACGATCAACGGCTTGGTGCCGGTGACCTCGGGCACGCTCGACGTAGGTGAGCACCGTGTGAGCGGGGCATCCACCCGGCAACTGCGGCGTCTCCGCGGCGACATCGGCATGGTGTTCCAGGGGTTCAACCTTGCTGGCCGTGCCAGCGTGCTGCAGAACGTGCTCGTCGGGCGTCTCGCCCATACATCGCTGTGGCGCACCCTGCTCGGCGCGTACAGCGAAAGCGACAGGCAGCTCGCATATCGGGCGCTCGAGAGCGTGGGCATCCTGCCGAAGCTCTACGCGCGGGCATCCGAACTCTCCGGTGGCCAGCAGCAGCGCGTCGCGATCGCTCGTGCCCTCACGCAGCAGCCGGCGATCGTGCTCGCCGACGAGCCCGTCGCAAGCCTCGATCCACCGACCGCGCACGGGGTCATGGCGGACCTCCGCCGAATCAACCACGACCTCGGCATCACGGTGCTCGTGAACCTGCACCTGCTCGACCTCGCCCGGGAGTACGGCGTGCGGATGATCGGCATGCGCGCGGGCGAGGTCGTCTACGACGGCCCTGCGGCGAGCGCGAGCGACGCCGACTTCGAGAGCATCTACGGGCGCTCGATCAGTCCGGAAGATCGGCTGCGCGCGTGA
- a CDS encoding helix-turn-helix domain-containing protein encodes MTLIDETEEADALTIGRRIRQLRTARGITLEELASTVDRAPSQLSMIETGKREPKLTLLQAIARALGVTVDALLEGEPLDERSTAEISLERAMKGQTFQALGIEPFRIAKTVPTEMLRALLAMHGEIERLRDERAATPEEARRANVELRDLMRRQDNYFADLEREASAILEAIQHPGGPLTQRSASEVAAHLGFTLHYASDLPQTTRSVADLENGRLYLSSSVPAKGDARTAVLQALASRILGHAEPRSYAEFLRQRVETNYLTGALLVPEEHVVPFLQDAKARRAISIEDLRDAYSVSYETAAHRFTNLATQHLGIPVHFLKVHESGTITKAYENDDVNFPTDRLGSIEGQMCCRRWTSRVVFDVEDRFNPYYQYTDTGNGTYWCTARVEASSEGLHSVSVGVRFDDTRWFIGRDTTERSVSKHSVEACCRRAPAALEERWRQNSWPNVRTPRTLLATLPTGSFPGVDTTDVYEFLEAHAPR; translated from the coding sequence ATGACGCTCATCGATGAGACAGAAGAAGCGGACGCCCTCACGATCGGCCGGCGCATCCGGCAACTGCGCACCGCGCGCGGGATCACGCTCGAAGAGCTCGCATCGACGGTCGACCGCGCGCCCAGTCAGCTCTCGATGATCGAGACGGGCAAGCGTGAGCCGAAGCTCACCCTGCTGCAGGCCATCGCCCGTGCGCTCGGCGTCACCGTCGACGCGCTGCTGGAGGGAGAGCCCCTGGATGAGCGCAGCACCGCGGAGATCTCCCTCGAGCGGGCGATGAAGGGCCAGACGTTCCAGGCCCTCGGGATCGAACCGTTCCGCATCGCGAAGACCGTTCCGACCGAGATGCTGCGCGCCCTGCTGGCGATGCACGGCGAGATCGAGCGCCTGCGCGATGAGCGCGCGGCAACCCCGGAGGAGGCGCGTCGCGCCAACGTGGAGCTGCGCGACCTGATGCGCAGGCAGGACAACTACTTCGCAGACCTCGAACGCGAGGCATCCGCGATCCTCGAAGCCATCCAGCATCCTGGCGGACCGCTCACCCAGAGATCCGCCTCAGAGGTCGCCGCTCATCTCGGGTTCACCCTGCACTACGCCTCGGATCTGCCGCAGACCACGCGCAGTGTCGCCGACCTCGAGAACGGGCGTCTCTACCTCTCCTCCAGCGTGCCCGCGAAGGGGGATGCGCGCACCGCGGTGCTGCAGGCACTCGCCAGCCGCATCCTGGGGCATGCTGAGCCGCGCAGCTATGCCGAGTTCCTGCGCCAGCGCGTGGAGACGAACTACCTCACCGGCGCACTTCTCGTCCCGGAAGAGCACGTCGTGCCGTTCCTGCAGGACGCGAAGGCGCGGCGGGCGATCTCGATCGAAGACCTGCGCGACGCGTACTCCGTCTCCTACGAGACCGCCGCGCATCGCTTCACGAACCTGGCGACGCAGCATCTGGGCATCCCGGTGCACTTCCTCAAGGTGCACGAATCCGGCACCATCACCAAGGCCTACGAGAACGACGACGTGAACTTCCCGACCGACCGACTCGGGTCGATCGAGGGCCAGATGTGCTGTCGGCGCTGGACGAGTCGCGTCGTCTTCGATGTTGAGGACCGCTTCAACCCCTACTACCAGTACACCGACACCGGCAACGGCACGTACTGGTGCACCGCCCGCGTCGAGGCGTCGAGCGAGGGTTTGCACTCGGTGAGCGTGGGCGTGCGCTTCGACGACACCCGCTGGTTCATCGGCCGGGACACGACCGAGCGCTCGGTGTCGAAGCACTCCGTCGAGGCCTGCTGTCGGCGGGCGCCCGCCGCGCTGGAGGAGCGCTGGCGGCAGAACTCCTGGCCGAATGTGCGCACCCCGCGCACGCTGCTCGCGACCCTGCCGACCGGGTCGTTCCCCGGCGTCGACACGACCGACGTCTACGAATTCCTGGAGGCGCACGCGCCGCGGTGA
- a CDS encoding phosphate/phosphite/phosphonate ABC transporter substrate-binding protein, producing MRRTGRRGICRHRRTRSRPHLARPRPGALTGPGRPRRDRCTLTDYLTEELGIEVTGVVSKDYQAAVEAMGAGQAQIGFLPSLQLWQANDMYDAKTVLQTERNGNITYPAQFMTNNPDKYCEDAPVERDGMLFCNGADAMKGPAGLDAIEKVKGAKTAVLGPGSPAGYIYPILALQEAGLDTDTDIQQIPVTANDASVLAVYNGDAEVGFSFWDARTIVQKDTPDVGQKVVVFAMTEEIPNDGVALSADLSPELQQRITDALEEFSNTKEGSEILQSIYSITKLAPANPDSLDVVARAAQALGLQ from the coding sequence CTGCGCCGCACCGGCCGCAGAGGAATCTGCCGCCACCGACGCACCCGTAGCCGACCCCACCTCGCTCGTCCTCGCCCTGGTGCCCTCACAGGACCAGGACGGCCTCGTCGAGACCGCTGCACCCTCACCGACTACCTCACCGAGGAACTCGGCATCGAGGTCACGGGCGTCGTCTCGAAGGACTACCAGGCCGCCGTCGAGGCGATGGGCGCAGGTCAGGCGCAGATCGGTTTCCTGCCCTCGCTGCAGCTCTGGCAGGCGAACGACATGTACGACGCGAAGACCGTGCTGCAGACCGAGCGCAACGGCAACATCACCTATCCCGCGCAGTTCATGACGAACAACCCCGACAAGTACTGCGAAGACGCCCCGGTCGAGCGCGATGGGATGCTGTTCTGCAACGGCGCCGACGCGATGAAGGGCCCGGCCGGACTCGACGCGATCGAGAAGGTCAAGGGCGCGAAGACCGCCGTGCTCGGCCCCGGATCGCCCGCCGGCTACATCTATCCGATCCTCGCGCTGCAGGAGGCCGGACTCGACACCGACACCGACATTCAGCAGATCCCGGTGACCGCGAACGACGCCTCGGTCCTCGCCGTCTACAACGGCGACGCCGAGGTGGGCTTCAGCTTCTGGGACGCTCGGACGATCGTGCAGAAGGACACCCCCGATGTGGGGCAGAAGGTCGTCGTGTTCGCGATGACCGAGGAGATCCCGAACGACGGCGTCGCACTGTCGGCCGACCTCTCGCCCGAGCTGCAGCAGCGCATCACGGACGCGCTCGAGGAGTTCTCGAACACGAAGGAGGGCTCGGAGATCCTGCAGAGCATCTACTCGATCACCAAGCTCGCCCCCGCGAACCCCGACTCGCTCGACGTCGTCGCACGCGCCGCCCAGGCTCTGGGACTGCAGTAG